The proteins below are encoded in one region of Miscanthus floridulus cultivar M001 unplaced genomic scaffold, ASM1932011v1 os_1094_3, whole genome shotgun sequence:
- the LOC136533678 gene encoding uncharacterized protein yields the protein MDNNDEESQNSSENNFSEMVNAAMPAGLAVAHMLHIPPQGNHVIQVPELTGRQWVDKLLSDVGRCFENCRMWPESLVRLHSILTDSYGLTGSRELESIEALAMFLWACGTNQCQRQMHERFGRGLGTCSKIFSHVLAAVARFVDDVIRPKDTSYSGVPPTLVEYTPFFDGYIGAMDGTHIEVIVDKGVRDNHINRKGKTTQNVVAVCDFDMRFTYVGAGTEGSAHDMRVKRKAEADASFPHPPSGRYYLVDSGYALRPGYLMPYPNKRYWVKEFETRGPADA from the exons ATGGACAACAACGACGAGGAAAGTCAGAATTCAAGTGAAAACAACTTCAGTGAGATGGTGAATGCAGCTATGCCTGCTGGTCTAGCAGTTGCGCACATGCTGCATATACCACCACAAGGTAACCATGTTATCCAAGTGCCTGAGCTTACTGGAAGACAGTGGGTAGACAAGCTGTTGTCAGATGTTGGTCGTTGCTTTGAGAACTGTCGAATGTGGCCTGAGAGTTTGGTTAGGTTGCATAGCATACTAACTGATAGCTATGGCCTAACAGGGAGTAGGGAGCTTGAATCAATAGAAGCTTTAGCCATGTTCTTATGGGCATGCGGTACAAATCAATGCCAGAGACAAATGCATGAGAGATTTGGGAGGGGGTTGGGGACATGTAGCAAGATATTTTCCCATGTTCTGGCAGCCGTGGCTAGGTTTGTAGATGACGTGATTAGGCCTAAGGACACTAGTTATTCAGGAGTGCCGCCTACTTTGGTGGAGTACACACCGTTTTTTGATGGCTACATAGGCGCCATGGATGGCACGCACATAGAAGTCATAGTTGATAAAGGAGTCCGTGATAACCACATTAATAGGAAAGGAAAGACAACCCAAAATGTGGTTGCGGTCTGTGACTTCGACATGAGGTTCACGTATGTCGGGGCGGGGACAGAGGGTTCCGCTCATGATATGCGGGTGAAAAGAAAGGCAGAAGCCGATGCGTCTTTCCCACATCCTCCGTCAG GCCGGTATTACCTGGTTGACTCCGGTTACGCACTTCGACCCGGGTATCTGATGCCGTACCCAAATAAGAGGTATTGGGTGAAGGAGTTCGAGACCAGGGGGCCTGCAGATGCATAG